The sequence GGTATTTTTGTTAGTTCGGAAAAAGATGCGGCCACGAGAATTTTTAAAGTACGAGTGGGCGATTTCAACTTACAAAAAGTAGATGATATCAATACTTTATCAAGACAATTTTATAGACATGAGATTACTTTCAAAAAACTCAAAAAAGAAGTGCAATTAGTCGATCATGAATCAAGAGACTTCTCTTGGTTGGTCAAATGTATCGGGGCAGGATTAGTTTCCATGCCACCAATGCTTTTGTTTAAAGCTACTTGGGGTGATTTGTTTATCGCCTTTTTCGTAGGTATCATTGGCTATTTGATTTCCCAATTTGTAGCACATCACAATAAAACTCCTTATATACCAGTAGCTTTAGGAAGTTTGGCAATCAGTTTTATCGCTAATGTTTTAGGTGATATCGGAATTGCTCATGACGCTAACTATATTATTATCAGTGCTTTGATGCCATTAGTTCCCGGAGTGCCAATGACTAACTCTCTACGAGAAATTATTGAACGAAATACAATTTCTGGATTGGTTCGAGCAACGGATGCAATTATGTCGGGTATTTCTATCGGTAGCGGTGTGATCGTCGGACAAATTTTAATGCACACAATTTGGGGAGGTTAATCATGGCAATGCAATTGATTTATGGCTTTATTTTTGGCTTTTTGTCTAGCGTTGGTTTCGGTATTATTACCAATAATCCACGGCGGACTCTTGTTCCTGCAGGAATTGTTGGAGCGTTGGCATGGATAGTTTATATTCTCGTTGAATCAATCAATCATGGTCTAATTATGTCCAACCTCTTGGGAGCAGTCGTGATTGGTCTGTTGGGAAATTTATGTGCTATTTTAGTGCGAGCACCAGTTAATATTTTTTACGTACCTTGTTTGGTTTCACTAGTTCCGGGGGCTATTTTGTATGATAGTATGAAGAATTTTACTTTGGGAAAAGACGCCTTGGCAGCCTATGGATTTGTGAAAGCTTTGACTGTGGGGATGTCTTTGGCAATTGGTTTTATCATTGCGGAAACGATTGCTAATAAAATTTATCCTCGCTTGAAACGGTATTTGTTAGAAAGAGAAAGTAAATAATTCCGGCTATTTATAAAAAAAGTCTTACGTTGTACTCTATTCATATATAGAAAGAAGTATATTGAGGGAATATATGAGAGAGACGTTATTTAAATTTAATCATCGGGCTATAAAGATAATTTTTTATATCTTCTTTACGGCTACGTTTATTTTCGCTTTGACATCGTCCAATTTGATTCTGGGGGATAATCCGATTACCAAAATTGGTACAACGGCTTTTACGACGATAGTGTTACTGATATTTGGAGCGTTATTTACTATTTGTTACGTCAATCATTCAGTCAGAGATTTTTTACTGTGGCTTTTAGTTGATCGAAGTTGGATTACAGCGACAGTTTGTTTTATAGTGGCGATTTTACTGCAAATTGGTTTCGTTTCATTGATTCACTATGGCGTTCACGATGATGTTGGAGCAGTTCATGCTGCTTTGACGAATACCAAAGACGTCAATATTATTGGTTATTTCAGCGTTAACCCTAATAACTTGGGATTATTGTTGTTACAGCACCAAATCGCTTTGATTTTTCACCATACATCATGGTTGTTCTTTGATTTTATGACCATTTTTATGGTGGATTTAGCAGCGCTGTTCAATATAGGCTCTGTCTTTGTGATAGACAAATCCAAAATTCCGATTCTTTTGTATCTTCAAGCTATGTGGATGGCACTTTTTCCCGCAATAGTTGTTCCATATACAGATACTTGGGTTTTGCCATTCGTGGCGTTTTATATTCTTTGTTATGTCATCGTTGCTCGATCAGATATGGGCAAAGCTTTGAAATTAATTTTTGCTATTTTAGGTGGTCTCACAGTTGGAGCAACGTATTTTATCAAACCATCTGGAATTGTGCCGATGATAGCAATCATAATTATTGAATTAGTTAGTTTGCTTAATAAAAACAAAAAACATTGGTTCTGGTTATTTTTAGTAACAAGTATTTTTGCTCTCAGTGTTGGTGGCAGTTACTACAAAATCAACCACATAATTGACAATCAGACGTATATTCATGTTAATACTTTCCGGGCTAAACCGATGATTCACTTCATCAATATGGGATTGTCTAAAACCGGTGGTTATAATGCTAAAGATTCATATAAGATGGTTATTTTGATCAATAAAAAAGACCGAATCGATTATTCAGTTAAATCCATCAAGAAACGTCTGCACAAAATGGGCTTTACCGGCTACATTAAATTTTTGATTGTAAAGCAAAAGAATAATACTTCTGATGGAACTTTTGGCTGGCTACGTGAAGGTATTTCGGCACCTAGTAAATACACTCCAGATAAGCATGGGTTCAAGGGAAAATTGGAGAACTTTGTACTATTGTATGGTAACAATGTTGGAGACTTCCGTTTCCTTACCCAGATTTTTTGGTGTATTTGGTTAGGATTGATTTTCTTCGCATGGAAAGATAATCGAAAAATCGTACAAATATTGCGATTGTCTTTAGTCGGTGGCTTTATTTTCTTGCTGATCTTTGAAGGTGGCAGAAGTCGTTATTTGATTCAATTTTTGCCAGTGTTCTTGATTTTGGCAACTTTGGAATGGAAAACTTCAATTCAGCAAATTAGACGATTGTTGAAGTGGAATCTTAATCCCGGTCCTAAGCATCGGAAAAATGTACTTTAGGTATTGTTTATGATGCATGCCGTCGTCCGTTCGGCCCTGAAAAACGCTGGAACGCTGCCGACACAACTTGAAACCAATCCCAAAATCGGGGATTGTTTCCAAGATTGGTCTTGTCCTAAGCGATAAATCGCTAAGGACAATTTGGCGGCTGAGCATTTTTCAGGACCTCGCTCCCGACTAGATAGTGATTTCTATCTTTATATAAATAACTTCAGAAAATTAATAGAAGATATTATTAGAATTGCAGTATATTGCTGTGGTTCTGGTAGTATCTTCTTTTTTTATGTAATGCTACAAAGAAATAGAGTAGTTATTCAGAAGGTATGTGTCTAATTCTATCCAAATAGAAATCGGACTCTAGTCGGGAGTAAAAGCCCCGTGATGGCTCAGCCGCCAGATTTTACTTAGCAACTTGTTGCTTAGTAAAAGGCCTAGTTTTGAGATTTTGCGTCTTTGGGGCCATGCAAAAGCTCAAAATAGTGCCGGCAGCGTTCCAGCCAATCACAGGGCTTTTGCGGACGACGGCATACTTAACCAAAACCAAAACTAAAATCAAAACTAAGAATCTTTTTCCTAAACTTGACCCACATCAATTTTTTAATCCCGCTTACCCTTTAGAATATGTCTTGTAAGTTAAGAGAGAGGTAAAGCGAAATGACAAAATTAAATATATGGATTTCGAAACATCAAAATAAGATGACCATATCAATCGCCGTATTGATTGCACTTAGTTTGATTTCAAGTTACTTGCTTCATTTTGAAACTATTGCCACAGTCTTCATGATTGTTGCTAGTATCATTGGGGCAATCCCAGTTGCATTGCACGCATTTACTGCTTTGCAAAATAAAGTCGTTAGTATTGAATTACTAGTTACGATTGCTGTTATAGGGGCTTTTATCATTGGAGAATTTGAAGAGTCAGCTGTTGTTACATTCTTATTCCTCTTTGGTAATTACCTCGAACAAAAAACTTTGGAGAAGACACGTTCTTCAGTTAAGAGTTTAACGAAAATGGCTCCTACAACTGCTGAATTGGTCAACGACGACGGTACTACTGAAACTGTTGACGTTGATGATTTGGACGAAGGAGATCACGTTTTAGTTAAACCAGGTGGCCAAATTCCTGTTGATGGAAAGATTATTGACGGAACTGGCTACATGAATGAAGCTTCAATTACAGGTGAATCAACACCCGTTCAAAAGAGTAATGGCGACAAGGTTTTCGCTGGTTCAATCGCCGACAACGGAACTATTACGATTGAAACAACTTCTGTCGGTGAAGATACTACTTTCGGTAAAATCATCGAATTAGTCGAAGAAGCTCAAGATAGTCAATCACCTGCCGCTCGTTTTATTGATAAATTTGCTACATATTACACACCTGCAGTTTTAATCATTGGTATTTTAGTTTGGATCTTTACTCAAAACTTCCCACTAGCTATCACTGTTTTAGTTTTAGGATGCCCTGGTGCTTTAGTTATCGGTGCTCCAGTTTCTAACGTTGCCGGAATTGGTAATGGTGCTAAGAATGGTATTTTGATGAAAGGTGGAAACGCCGTTAATACTTTCTCACACGTTGATACTCTAGTTCTTGATAAGACTGGTACTTTGACTACTGGGAAGATGTCCGTTACTGATATCGATAACTTTGGTAAAGATAAGAATGAAGATTTAGGTTTACTTTCAGCAGTTGAAAAAACTTCTGATCACCCATTGGGTCAAGCTATTGTTAAATATATTAATGGTTTAGGAATTACTAACACACCAAAATTACCTGAATTAGATACTGTTAAGGGCCAAGGATTAGTTGGTCAAAATGATGATTTCAAGATTTTGGTTGGTAATGAACGTTTGATGAAAGCTAACAATGTAAAGATTTCTGATGCACAAAGAAAAGCAATCGATAGTCGTATGAATGATGGAGATTCTGTTGTTTTGATGGCAATTGATCAAGAGTTACGTTTAGTCGTTGGTGTTAATGACCAATTGAGACCAGATGCTAGAGAGGGACTTCAAGCTCTTAAGGATGCTGGTTTGAAACGAGTAGTTATGTTGACAGGTGATAACAAAATTGCCGCTCAACGTGTTGCACAAAGACTTCCAATCGATGAAGTTCACGCTGAATTATTACCAGAAGACAAAGTTGAATTTGTTAAGAAGTTCCAAGAACAAGGTAGTACCGTGGCTTTCGTTGGTGATGGTATCAATGATTCACCTTCACTTGCTACTGCAGATATTGGTATTGGAATGGGTACTGGTACTGATGTTGCTATTGAAACATCTGATATTATCTTGATTAAATCAAGTTTTGATGCTTTAGCACATGCTTATACTTTATCCAAGAAGACCGTTGCTAATACTAAAGAAAATATCATTATCGCGGTTGGAACTGTTGCTTTACTATTATTAGGTTTGATCGTTGGCGTTATCCATATGGGTAGTGGAATGTTCGTTCACGAAATTAGTATTTTGGTAGTTATCTTCAACGCAATGAGATTAATTGGAAATAAATCTTCAAAACTTGATTCAAATCAAGTTGTTAGTCCAGCAAACTAATTAGAATAGTATTTGTAAGTTAAAGGAACAAAGATATTTGAAATACGGAGGAAATTAATTATGGCAAAAGTTATTTTACAATTAGGCGAATTGACATGCCCATCATGTATGACAAAGATTAGAAAAGCAGTTGAAAATCAAGATGGCGTTTCAAACGTTAAGGTCCTCTTCAATGCTGGTAAAGTTAGAGCCGATATTGATCAAAGTAAAGTTACCGGTGATGACCTATCAACTGTAATCACAGATTTAGGATACGAAGTTAAAAAAGTTAAAACTAAGGAGCTTGCATAATGACAGAATTAACAATCGATGAAAAGTTTGCGGCAGAACAAAAACAAGCAGATGCCGATCACCACAAACCAACAGCTGGGGCAATGACAGGACATATCGTTTCTAATCATTTCCTATTGAATATCAAGTTGCACCAAATCAAATGGTTCGTTAAAGGTGCCAACGCTGAAAACTACAAGGCTGTTTTGAATCAAACAATTGATGAAAACAATGCTTGGTATGATAAGATAGCCGATGAATTATTGGACGAGGGTGAATTACCTCCTTCAACTATGAAAGAATATTCTGAATACGCTATGATTGAAGAAGACGGTAAGAACAAGTATTTGAAGGCTGAAGATATGCTTCAAACTGTTGTTGATGACTTCACAACTGATAACATGTTCGTAACTCGTGCTATCAAGTTAGCTCAAAAAGAAGACCGTCCTTTCATGGAACAAGTATTGGTTCAATTGTTAGGTTTCAATAACCACCAAATCAGAATCTATCAAGCACTTCTTGGCAAGTCAGCTAAGGAAGGCTTTGAAGAAGAAGACGATGAGGACTTTGACTAAGGAGCGATAATTAATGGCAAAACTAGCGCATGACCACACAGCTGAGGATTGTGTTGAATTAGTTTCAATTTTTGATAATTTATCTAAAGATGATAAGAATACGATAGCAACTTTGGTGACACACCATCACTATAAGACCGGCGAGTATTTGTTCTCTGCTGGAGATGAAGCTGATTCATTGATCATCGTGGCTCATGGTCAGGCAAAAGTTTTCCAAATGGCTGCTAGTGGTAAGGAACAGATGTTAAGAATTTTGCAAACAGGTGATTTCGATGGCGAGGCAGCATTGTTCACTAACAGTGATCACAATAGCTTTGCTCAAGCCTTGATGAAGACTGATGTTTGTCAGATTTCTCGAGGAGATTTCCAAAGACTGATGAAAAAGACTCCCGAGATGGCTGTCAATATGGTCAATGCTTTAGGTAAAAGAATTGCTCAATTAGAGCAACAAACAACTGAAGTAACGACTGCCAGTGTTGAAAGTCGCTTAGCTAATTACTTACTAGAAACTAGTGCCGGCTTGGATCAAGAGGTATTTAAATTACCTCTCAAGAAAAAAGATATCGCAACTTATCTAGGAACGACCCCTGAAACTATTAGTCGTAAACTCACATCATTGACTAAACAGGGTATGATCGAAAAAATTAGTAATAATGAATTTAAAATCTTAGACGCTGATCGGTTAATGATGATCGATTGATTAAAAGCCAGCTGAAAAGCTGGCTTTTTGTGTTGCTTATTTTTACCCTGTATAGTACCTTTTAATTAGTATAGACCAATCTTTAATATGGGAATAAAAAGAGGTAAATATGCGTAAAATAATTTTCACATTAATGATTTTATTTGGCGTGGGGATGTCGTTTGAACCAACAGTTGTGTCAGCTGCGACGGACGATTTTAATATTAAAATTGATGGTAAATTTGCGGATTGGGATGATAAGCCAAAACACGATGTTTACTATGATTATGGTCCTGTGAAAGAGGCCTCTTTATTGGCTGATGATAAATATATTTATTATTATGTCAGTATGTCGAAGAGCCACAAGGATACTTATCCTTTTCAGACGATTGATTATCAATTAACAGTGGGCAATCGTCAACATACGATTTATATTAAGAATGCTTGGGATATTAAACCTAATAAGAATACTAAGGTTTTGTTGCAAGATACGAGTAATGGCGATAGAAATTTAGTCAATTCGCCGGCAATCGTTCACCGATTCGTTGGTCCTGGGTATGACTATGCGATTATGGAGTGTCGAATTCCTTATGAGGATTTGGATGCTACATCAATGGCAGGACAAAAAATTAGCATGAAAACACCACAATTAGGGATGCAAATTATCACGGCAGTTGGTGGAAGCACGGGTCCATTTGTTTTGGCCGGTGTCGGTGTAATTATTGCTGCATTTGGAATATTCAAATATCGAAAAAGAAAAATAGTTAAATAAAATAATGCAAATCATAATCGGTTTGCGTTATTTTTATGCATACGTGTTATACGAACTATTATTGGGAAAATCATTGACCTTGTTCGTAATATGCTGTATTTTTAATTCACCAAATCTAAATGTGGGGATTAATTATGTTTACTCCGGAAGAAATTTTACACAAGAGTATCAATGCAGGAACTAACAAGTTGAAAAAGACTTTGTTAGCTAAAATGATTTTAGGTTTTGTCGGTGGGGCGATGATTTCTTTAGGATTTCTCGCTTACGTGAGAGTGACGGCTTCGATTCCCAAAGATTTAGCCAGTATCAAGGCCTTAGTCGGTGGAGCAGTCTTTCCAATTGGTTTGATTGTGATTTTGTTAGCCGGTGGCGAATTGGCGACTGGGAATATGATGGCTGTTGGAACATCATTATTCGATAAAAAAGCTCACTTGTTAGATTACTTGAAAAATTTGTTGGTAATTACATTGTTTAATTTTATCGGTGCAATTTTTGTTGCCTACTTTTTTGGTCACGTGGTGGGATTGACGCATGCACAACCTTTCCAACAAGCGGTGATAGGTATTGCTAGTGCTAAGACTGATGCTAGTTTTGGGTCAGCTTTGATTTCTGGTATCGGCTGTAATTGGTTAGTCGGCTTGGCTGTTTGGTTATCCTTTGGAGCCAAAGATGCAGCCGGAAAGATTTTGGGAATTTGGTTTCCTATTATGATCTTTGTGGCAGTAGGATTCCAGCATAGTATTGCTAATTGTTTTATCATTCCCGCAGCGATTTTTGAGGGTGGCAGTACTTGGGGATTGTTCCTTCAAAACTTTATTCCTGTATATCTAGGTAATATCATCGGTGGATTAATTTTTGTGGCTGGTTTTTATTACTATAGTTATGCTGAGAAAAAATAAATAATGGTAATAATTAATACCACAGTGATGGAATATTCATTGTGGTATTTTTGTTGTCATAACGGCTCTTCTTTGAAATCGCTAGTCAATAATGGTAACATTATATAACTTTAATTTAAGAGGTTGTTATGATGACAGATAAATCTAAAGTTAGTGAATTAGATGAAAAACAAATTGAACAGGCACATCTCGATGATGTGGTTGATAAAATCAAGAAGTCTGAAACTAAACTTCAAGAACACATTACCGTCGCTGAAGAAGATCTAAAAGTTATTAATGATGCTTTTGATGACATCCATTTAGGTGTCAGTGGCGACTCAATTTCGATGGATGCGGCACTTTCGATTCATCAACAACAACAAATGCTTGATGAAAGAAATAACAGTTGGCAACAATCACGTCAACGTTTGGATATTTTAAAGAAACTGGAAAAGACACCATTTTTTGCCCGATTAGATTTCCAAGAAAAGGGTGAACCTAAAAGAGAATCAGTTTATATTGGTTTGAGTTCTTTTACTGATGAAAAAGATCATTTCTTAGTTTATGACTGGCGAGCACCAATTTCTTCAATTTACTATGATGGAAAATTGGGTGAAGTTACTTATCAAACTCCAGATGGTGAGCAATCGGTTGATTTATTTTTAAAACGTCAATTTTTAGTTGAAAATGGCAAAATCAAAGCCTATTTTGATACTCAAGAAACTATTGGGGACCAAATGTTACTAGAAGTCTTGGATGGTAAATCTTCGACCCACATGAAGGGTATCGTCAAGACTATTCAGAGTGAACAAAACAAGATCATTCGTGATACGAAATCCAAGTTATTGTTCGTTCAAGGAGCTGCCGGATCTGGTAAAACCTCAGCTATCTTACAAAGAATTGCTTTCTTGCTATATAGATATCGTGGGACATTGACTTCTAGTCAAGTAGTTATGTTCTCACCAAACTCATTATTTAATGACTATATCAAAGATGTTTTGCCTGAAATGGGTGAACAAAACATGGTTCAAATGACTTATAAGCAATTCCTAGCTCGTCGTTTGCCTAATTTAAGTGTAGAAACACTCTCAGAACAATTTGAAACTGTCGTTGATACAGAGAGCAAGAATATTGGGAAATTTGTCTCTGACCTTGAATTCTTCAAAATTATGACTAACTACAGCAAATTGCTAGGACAAAGTGGGATGGCCTTCAAGGATATTAAATTCCAAGGCAAAGTCTTCATTCCTAAGGAAAAAATTCAAGAGATTTATTACAGTTACGGTCCACAATACAACCTTGGTAATCGTTTGGATGCGACAGTCGATCGACTAGTTAAAATGTTGCGTCGTAAGATTGGTTCAGAAATGCGTTCCAAGTGGGTTTCTGAACGAATCGAAAACTTGAGTAAAGAACAATTACAAGCTCTTTATGTGACAGCTGATCAAGAATTCAAAAATGGCGATGAAGAAAGAAGATTCTTGGCTCGAAAGATTGTCACAACTATGATGCAAGGTGTTTATAAATATATCAAACACTTACGTTTCTTGAATGTAGCGGCCAACTATTTGAATTTCTTGAAGGCTGTACCTAAAATTGTTGATTTGCAAAAACATGGTATTACTGAAGAACAATGGAAAAAGTATGTCGAAGACTTTATTCAAAACTTTAATAATAAGCAAATTTCAATGAATGACCTCAGTCCATATTTGTACTTGTATGATTTAGTAACCGGCAAACACGGTGAATTGGAAATGAAATTCGTCTTTATCGATGAAATTCAAGATTACACGCCATTCCAACTAGCCTATATGAAGTACAAGTTCCCAAGAGCTCGTTACACAATGCTAGGTGACTTGAATCAATCGATTTTCACCAAGAAAAATAGTCAAACTCTGCTTTCCGAAGCCCAAAGTTTGTTCGATGCCGATGAAACTCGAGTGGTGCAATTAGTTCATTCATATCGTTCGACAAAACAAATTACGGACTTTACAAAAGCAATTTTGACGAATGGACAAAAAATTGAACCATTCAATCGAAATGGTGATTTGCCTAACCTTTGGCAAGCAAAATCAGAAGCAGAATCGGTTCAACAAGTTATCAATCAAATCAAATCTAATGATGAACATAAATATACAACGGCTATCATTGCTAAAACCTTAGAAGATGCTGATCATTTGCATAAGATGTTAAGTGAGCAAGGTGTTAGATCAACTTTGATTCGCTCTGAAAACCAACGTTTAGCAACTGGTACGATTGTCTTGCCATCATTCTTAGCTAAAGGTTTGGAATTCGATGCGGTTATTATGTGGGATGCTTCAAAGGACAAATTCGATGAAGATGAGCAACAGTTAGTTTATACGATTGCTTCTCGTGCTATGCATAGATTGACGATTACTTCGATCGGTGAATTGTCACAGTTATTGCAACGAGTACCAGAGAAGTATTACCAGATTGAAGAAAAAGCTTAATAAATTCAAAGAATACCTATTAGATTGGAGTCTAATAGGTATTTTTATTGTCGGAATTGTATTCTAGACTCTCTTGATGTTTTTTATACACCATGTAATAATATTAATTATGTTATTACGAGTTTGGGGATAAAATATGGATTATAAAAAAATATCAGGAATTGCCATTATTGTTTTATTTATCGCAGCTTTGGGGTACGGGGGTTACCAAGCTGTTGCTAATCAAACTAAAGATGTCAAAGTTGAGGCTAAGGATTCAGCTAAAGTGAAAAAGGCTCCTAAAAAAGAAGCTCCTTCACCTAAAAACGTCAAAGATGACAAAGATATGGTGCCATTGAAGGATTTTGATTATAATACAGCTTCAGAAAAGAAGGACTATCCTAATTTAGCAGATTATCCAGATGCCTTTGTCGACGTCGATATTGCAACACAAAGAATGTATATCAAAGAAGGTAAAACAATTCTTTATGAGATGTACGCATCAACTGGTAAAAAAGATGCCACACCAAAGGGCACTTATCATGTTCAAGGTGAACGTGGAGAATTTTTCTATACTCAACCATTGAAATTGGGTGCTTATTATTGGGTTTCATTTTTAAATCATGGCGAGTATTTGTTCCATACAACACCAACTGATGAACAAGGAAACTACGTCGAGTCAATTGCCAAGACTTTAGGTAGAGAACCATCATCACATGGTTGTATTCACTTGTCTGTGCCCGATTGTAAGTGGGTCTATGAGAATGTACCTTACGGTATGAAAGTCGTTATCCATGGTGATTTTAAAGCATAATAAAAGAGGTTAGTTGCGATTGCAACTAACTTCTTTTTTGCTATTTAGAGAGTAATTCTATTTTTTTAGTTCATTAGCGGCTGTTTCACCAGCAATTCGACCAGAATTCCAAGCAAAAGCACAACTGATACCTTCAAGAGTTGGATAAGAAGTATCATACATACCACTGGCGTTATTTCCAGTAACGAATAAATTAGGTAAAATTTGTCCGTCAGTCTTTAAAGCGTGTAGTTTATCATCGACTGAGATTCCACCAATAGTACCTAAAGTAGTTGATTGAGCTTTAATGGCATAGAATGGAGCTTTCGAAACATTAAATTTCAAAAATTCAGAATCTTTACCAAAATCACTATCATCTTTTTCAGATACGACATGATTGTATTGTTCAAAACTCTTTTCAAGAATAGTGGGGTCAAAATTCAATTTCTCAGCTAGATCTGCAATATTTTTACCACAAACGGCGGCACCTTGATCAATGGCTTCTTGTAAGTCGGAATCAATATTTTCAAAAGGACCAACGGCATGAGTCATCGGATCGTGTGAAAGGGTCTTGAAAGTTCTTTCAAAAGAATCAGTCCAATTTAATTTATTATTCTTCAAGTAATCGATTGTTTTTTGATCAAGTACAAAATAATAGTATCCACCGTTAGTGTAAGTAGTATTACCCCACAAGGAGAAGTCGTAGACGATGTCTTCATTAACGAATCTTTCGCCACGACGATTCAACCACAAGAAAGGTAAATTGGTTAAGGAGAAGATAGTATTGTTATGCCACTTAGGGTCATTTTTAGAAACAACTGATGCAGCGTGATTTTCAAAAACACCTAGG comes from Companilactobacillus pabuli and encodes:
- a CDS encoding threonine/serine exporter family protein, with translation MAMQLIYGFIFGFLSSVGFGIITNNPRRTLVPAGIVGALAWIVYILVESINHGLIMSNLLGAVVIGLLGNLCAILVRAPVNIFYVPCLVSLVPGAILYDSMKNFTLGKDALAAYGFVKALTVGMSLAIGFIIAETIANKIYPRLKRYLLERESK
- a CDS encoding threonine/serine exporter family protein yields the protein METITATEIVTLCGQVGTILLENGAETARVENTVEYVGRAANLPVVCHATMTGIFVSSEKDAATRIFKVRVGDFNLQKVDDINTLSRQFYRHEITFKKLKKEVQLVDHESRDFSWLVKCIGAGLVSMPPMLLFKATWGDLFIAFFVGIIGYLISQFVAHHNKTPYIPVALGSLAISFIANVLGDIGIAHDANYIIISALMPLVPGVPMTNSLREIIERNTISGLVRATDAIMSGISIGSGVIVGQILMHTIWGG
- a CDS encoding Crp/Fnr family transcriptional regulator, with the protein product MAKLAHDHTAEDCVELVSIFDNLSKDDKNTIATLVTHHHYKTGEYLFSAGDEADSLIIVAHGQAKVFQMAASGKEQMLRILQTGDFDGEAALFTNSDHNSFAQALMKTDVCQISRGDFQRLMKKTPEMAVNMVNALGKRIAQLEQQTTEVTTASVESRLANYLLETSAGLDQEVFKLPLKKKDIATYLGTTPETISRKLTSLTKQGMIEKISNNEFKILDADRLMMID
- a CDS encoding Firmicu-CTERM sorting domain-containing protein; this encodes MRKIIFTLMILFGVGMSFEPTVVSAATDDFNIKIDGKFADWDDKPKHDVYYDYGPVKEASLLADDKYIYYYVSMSKSHKDTYPFQTIDYQLTVGNRQHTIYIKNAWDIKPNKNTKVLLQDTSNGDRNLVNSPAIVHRFVGPGYDYAIMECRIPYEDLDATSMAGQKISMKTPQLGMQIITAVGGSTGPFVLAGVGVIIAAFGIFKYRKRKIVK
- a CDS encoding formate/nitrite transporter family protein, whose protein sequence is MFTPEEILHKSINAGTNKLKKTLLAKMILGFVGGAMISLGFLAYVRVTASIPKDLASIKALVGGAVFPIGLIVILLAGGELATGNMMAVGTSLFDKKAHLLDYLKNLLVITLFNFIGAIFVAYFFGHVVGLTHAQPFQQAVIGIASAKTDASFGSALISGIGCNWLVGLAVWLSFGAKDAAGKILGIWFPIMIFVAVGFQHSIANCFIIPAAIFEGGSTWGLFLQNFIPVYLGNIIGGLIFVAGFYYYSYAEKK
- a CDS encoding ferritin-like domain-containing protein, which gives rise to MTELTIDEKFAAEQKQADADHHKPTAGAMTGHIVSNHFLLNIKLHQIKWFVKGANAENYKAVLNQTIDENNAWYDKIADELLDEGELPPSTMKEYSEYAMIEEDGKNKYLKAEDMLQTVVDDFTTDNMFVTRAIKLAQKEDRPFMEQVLVQLLGFNNHQIRIYQALLGKSAKEGFEEEDDEDFD
- a CDS encoding TIGR03766 family XrtG-associated glycosyltransferase — translated: MRETLFKFNHRAIKIIFYIFFTATFIFALTSSNLILGDNPITKIGTTAFTTIVLLIFGALFTICYVNHSVRDFLLWLLVDRSWITATVCFIVAILLQIGFVSLIHYGVHDDVGAVHAALTNTKDVNIIGYFSVNPNNLGLLLLQHQIALIFHHTSWLFFDFMTIFMVDLAALFNIGSVFVIDKSKIPILLYLQAMWMALFPAIVVPYTDTWVLPFVAFYILCYVIVARSDMGKALKLIFAILGGLTVGATYFIKPSGIVPMIAIIIIELVSLLNKNKKHWFWLFLVTSIFALSVGGSYYKINHIIDNQTYIHVNTFRAKPMIHFINMGLSKTGGYNAKDSYKMVILINKKDRIDYSVKSIKKRLHKMGFTGYIKFLIVKQKNNTSDGTFGWLREGISAPSKYTPDKHGFKGKLENFVLLYGNNVGDFRFLTQIFWCIWLGLIFFAWKDNRKIVQILRLSLVGGFIFLLIFEGGRSRYLIQFLPVFLILATLEWKTSIQQIRRLLKWNLNPGPKHRKNVL
- a CDS encoding heavy metal translocating P-type ATPase; protein product: MTKLNIWISKHQNKMTISIAVLIALSLISSYLLHFETIATVFMIVASIIGAIPVALHAFTALQNKVVSIELLVTIAVIGAFIIGEFEESAVVTFLFLFGNYLEQKTLEKTRSSVKSLTKMAPTTAELVNDDGTTETVDVDDLDEGDHVLVKPGGQIPVDGKIIDGTGYMNEASITGESTPVQKSNGDKVFAGSIADNGTITIETTSVGEDTTFGKIIELVEEAQDSQSPAARFIDKFATYYTPAVLIIGILVWIFTQNFPLAITVLVLGCPGALVIGAPVSNVAGIGNGAKNGILMKGGNAVNTFSHVDTLVLDKTGTLTTGKMSVTDIDNFGKDKNEDLGLLSAVEKTSDHPLGQAIVKYINGLGITNTPKLPELDTVKGQGLVGQNDDFKILVGNERLMKANNVKISDAQRKAIDSRMNDGDSVVLMAIDQELRLVVGVNDQLRPDAREGLQALKDAGLKRVVMLTGDNKIAAQRVAQRLPIDEVHAELLPEDKVEFVKKFQEQGSTVAFVGDGINDSPSLATADIGIGMGTGTDVAIETSDIILIKSSFDALAHAYTLSKKTVANTKENIIIAVGTVALLLLGLIVGVIHMGSGMFVHEISILVVIFNAMRLIGNKSSKLDSNQVVSPAN
- a CDS encoding heavy-metal-associated domain-containing protein yields the protein MAKVILQLGELTCPSCMTKIRKAVENQDGVSNVKVLFNAGKVRADIDQSKVTGDDLSTVITDLGYEVKKVKTKELA